In the Hordeum vulgare subsp. vulgare chromosome 7H, MorexV3_pseudomolecules_assembly, whole genome shotgun sequence genome, one interval contains:
- the LOC123412042 gene encoding putative leucine-rich repeat receptor-like serine/threonine-protein kinase At2g24130: MANLLAIPIIVILHVALIVPIAVPAAAAALAMAPGAAAPDDRGALLGFLSGVSADPGRALVDWGRSPRFCNWTGVACGRRRRVTQLVLSGRGIRGVLSPALGRLSFLAVLDLSSNAFAGEIPEEIAALSRLTQLSLTNNLLVGAIPAGIGLLRELYYLDLSGNRLSGGIPGTLFCNCSALQYMDLANNSLAGDIPYAAECRLPSLRYLLLWSNELSGPIPPALSNSAILEWVDFESNYLAGELPSLVFDRLPRLQYLYLSYNNLSSHDDNTNLDPFFRSLRNCTRLQELELAGNGLGGRLPPFIGELSRSFRQIHLEDNAISGSIPPNISGLVNLTYLNLSNNLINGSIPPDLSRMQRLERLYLSNNLLSGEIPRSIGELPHLGLLDLSGNRLAGAIPDTFSNLTQLRRLMLHHNDLAGSIPPSLGDCDNLEILDLSYNGLQGEIPSHVAAMSNLKLYLNLSNNHLEGSLPLELSKMDMILALDLSSNELAGTIPSQLGGCVALEYLNLSGNALRGALPEAVAALPFLEAIDVSHNVLSGALPESLQVSTSLRDADFSYNNFSGVVPRAGMLANLSAAAFRGNPSLCSAGHIPGIATCRTRRADRRRAVVPAAFGIVAAVCMMLCAAGCRSMATARARRRSTWRLDIEEQAAEREHPRISYRELSEATGGFADSRLIGAGRFGRVYEGTLRGGARVAVKVLADPKGGGEVSVSFKRECEALRRTRHKNLIRVITTCSTASFNALVLPLMPHGSLEAHLYPHDDDGGGGGGGGGRLGFAQLVSIASDVAEGMAYLHHYAPVRVVHCDLKPSNVLLDDGMRAVISDFGIARLVAGAEAGSGSSGSSDDSAAPCNSVATGLLQGSVGYIAPEYGLGGHPSARGDVYSFGVLILELLTGKRPTDVIFDEGQTLHDWVRRHYPHDLAGALAHAPWRRCDGAAPPAADMAVVELIELGLACTQHSPALRPTMADVCQEITVIKDDLTKHAGDNGDRSFSTTKDSLFSNTS, from the exons ATGGCCAACTTGCTCGCCATCCCAATCATCGTCATCCTCCATGTCGCCCTCATCGTGCCGATCGctgtccccgccgccgccgccgccctcgccaTGGCACCAGGAGCAGCAGCGCCAGACGACCGGGGCGCTCTCCTCGGTTTCCTCTCCGGCGTATCGGCCGACCCCGGCCGCGCCCTCGTCGACTGGGGCCGCTCCCCGCGGTTCTGCAACTGGACCGGCGTCGCGTGTGGCCGCAGGCGGCGCGTCACGCAGCTGGTGCTCAGCGGCCGCGGGATCCGCGGCGTGCTCTCGCCGGCGCTCGGGCGGCTGTCTTTCCTCGCGGTGCTTGATTTGTCCAGCAACGCGTTTGCCGGGGAGATCCCGGAGGAGATTGCCGCGCTGTCGAGGCTGACGCAGCTCAGCCTGACGAACAACCTGCTCGTGGGTGCGATCCCCGCCGGCATCGGGCTGCTCCGGGAGCTCTACTACCTCGACCTCAGCGGCAACCGGCTCTCCGGCGGCATCCCGGGCACGCTCTTCTGCAACTGCTCCGCGCTGCAGTACATGGACCTCGCCAACAACTCGCTCGCCGGCGACATCCCCTACGCTGCCGAGTGCCGCCTCCCCAGCCTCCGTTACCTCCTCCTCTGGTCTAACGAACTGTCCGGCCCGATCCCGCCGGCGCTGTCCAATTCCGCCATTCTCGAGTGGGTCGACTTCGAGTCCAATTACCTCGCCGGTGAGCTCCCGTCGCTTGTGTTCGACAGGTTGCCGCGGCTCCAGTACCTCTACCTCTCCTACAACAACCTATCCAGCCACGACGACAACACCAACCTCGATCCCTTCTTCCGCTCCCTACGCAACTGCACTCGCctgcaggagctcgagctcgccgggaACGGCCTCGGCGGCAGGCTGCCGCCGTTCATCGGCGAGCTCTCGCGCAGCTTCCGGCAGATACACCTCGAGGACAACGCCATCTCGGGCTCCATCCCGCCCAACATCTCCGGCCTCGTCAACCTCACGTACCTCAACCTTTCCAATAACCTCATCAACGGCTCCATCCCGCCGGACTTATCGCGCATGCAGCGGCTCGAGCGGCTGTACCTCTCCAACAATCTCCTCTCCGGCGAAATCCCTCGGTCCATCGGTGAGCTCCCGCACCTCGGCCTCCTCGACCTCTCCGGCAACCGCCTCGCCGGCGCCATCCCGGACACGTTCTCCAACCTCACGCAACTCAGGAGGCTGATGCTGCACCACAATGACCTTGCCGGCTCCATTCCGCCGAGCCTCGGCGACTGCGACAACCTCGAAATCCTCGACCTCTCCTACAATGGCCTCCAAGGCGAGATCCCGTCGCACGTCGCCGCCATGAGTAACCTCAAGCTGTACCTGAACCTCTCCAACAACCACCTGGAGGGCTCTCTCCCTCTCGAGCTCAGCAAGATGGACATGATCCTCGCGCTCGACCTGTCGTCCAACGAGCTCGCCGGCACGATCCCGTCGCAGCTCGGTGGCTGCGTCGCGCTCGAGTACCTCAACCTCTCCGGCAACGCGCTGCGGGGAGCGCTCCCCGAAGCCGTCGCGGCGCTGCCGTTCCTGGAGGCGATCGACGTGTCGCATAACGTGCTCTCGGGTGCCCTGCCAGAGTCCCTGCAGGTGTCCACGTCGCTCCGGGACGCAGACTTCTCCTACAACAACTTCTCCGGCGTGGTGCCCCGCGCCGGCATGCTAGCGAACCTGTCCGCGGCGGCGTTCCGTGGAAACCCCAGCCTGTGCAGCGCCGGGCATATCCCCGGCATTGCGACGTGCCGAACGAGACGTGCGGATCGCCGGCGCGCGGTGGTCCCCGCAGCCTTCGGCATCGTCGCTGCCGTGTGCATGATGCTTTGCGCGGCCGGGTGCCGGTCGATGGCGACGGCGAGAGCGAGGCGGCGGTCGACATGGCGCCTGGACATCGAGGAGCAGGCGGCGGAGAGGGAGCACCCGAGGATATCCTACAGGGAGCTCTCGGAGGCCACGGGCGGCTTCGCAGATTCTCGCCTGATCGGCGCCGGGCGGTTCGGGCGCGTCTACGAGGGGACGCTCCGCGGCGGCGCGCGCGTGGCCGTGAAGGTGCTGGCCGACCCGAAGGGCGGCGGCGAGGTGTCCGTCAGCTTCAAGCGCGAGTGCGAGGCGCTCCGACGGACGCGGCACAAGAACCTCATCCGGGTGATCACCACCTGCAGCACGGCCAGCTTCAACGCGCTCGTGCTCCCGCTCATGCCGCACGGCAGCCTCGAGGCGCACCTCTACCcgcacgacgacgacggcggcggcggcggcggcggtggcggtagACTGGGCTTCGCGCAGCTGGTGAGCATCGCGAGCGACGTGGCCGAGGGGATGGCCTACCTGCACCACTACGCGCCGGTGAGGGTCGTGCACTGCGACCTGAAGCCCAGCAACGTCCTCCTCGACGACGGGATGCGCGCCGTGATCTCCGACTTCGGCATCgcgcggctcgtcgccggcgccgaaGCCGGCAGCGGCAGCAGCGGCTCCAGCGACGACTCCGCCGCTCCGTGCAACTCCGTCGCCACCGGGCTGTTGCAGGGCTCAGTTGGGTACATCGCACCTG AGTACGGATTAGGAGGGCACCCATCGGCGCGGGGCGACGTGTACAGCTTCGGCGTGCTGATCCTGGAGCTGCTCACCGGGAAGCGGCCGACGGACGTGATCTTCGACGAGGGGCAGACGCTGCACGACTGGGTCCGGCGGCACTACCCGCACGACCTCGCCGGCGCCCTCGCCCACGCGCCGTGGCGGCGGTGCGACGGCGCGGCACCGCCGGCGGCCGACATGGCGGTCGTCGAGCTGATCGAGCTCGGGCTCGCATGCACGCAGCACTCGCCGGCGCTGCGGCCCACCATGGCGGACGTGTGCCAGGAGATCACCGTGATCAAGGATGACCTCACCAAGCACGCCGGCGACAATGGTGACCGGTCGTTCTCGACCACCAAGGACTCGCTCTTCTCCAACACCAGTTAA